From Hevea brasiliensis isolate MT/VB/25A 57/8 unplaced genomic scaffold, ASM3005281v1 Scaf9, whole genome shotgun sequence, one genomic window encodes:
- the LOC131177803 gene encoding cuscuta receptor 1-like: MSSWGGIPNCCNWEYVECSPITGRVSSLYFGINSSRYPWTDPTMADCFERLWSLDNLEFLDLSFNRFNNSILPSLSGLSPLKSLILVDNRLKGIINIQELNNLTSLKELNLQGNEIEGFKSSHGLRNLELLDLSYNHLDNSKLSHLKGLSSLKSLNMGYNSLTGTLSMKEFDGLSNLEELDLGGNKIIHFEALRGLKNLTSLKELNLQGNEIEGFKSSHGLRNLELLDLSYNHLDNSKLSYLKGLSSLKSLNMRYNSLIGTLNMKELDGLSNLEELDLSGNKIIHFEALRDDRGLSKLSKLILDSIFSYGGNTSLRNTSLLHSLGAFPYLKTLSLQNNCLKSIISAQGLPNFKKLEHLYMNYSTTNNNFLQIISNITSLKTLSLYGCGLSGTLSQGICKLEHLQVLDIGYNDLNGTLPWCLANLTSLQQLNLSSNLFTGNISPLEGLTSIQELKLSHNYFEIPISLGPVFNHTRLLQFHAEGNEVYADIEVHDLIPKFQLETLVLSGLGYGGAFPKFLYYQKNLKVVDISYITMKGGFPFWLLENNTNLEMLYLANNSLSGPLQLPIHSHMGLSNLDISNNGFHGHVPMGIGISFPMLQVLKMSRNGFTGNIPSSLGNASFLKILQLDGNQLTGSIPNNLYKCSYLGTLDVSDNHLSFRIPGSMGNMSSLEVLDLSKNNIFGSFPPNFNPSELVFVYLSENRLQGSIRNSFYGCSKLITLDLSHNSLTGTIPEWIGRLSFLSYLSLSYNSLEGEIPNQLCNLGFNLIDLSHNNLSGPIVPCLRVNEGSGVIDPRIESEQMKWITYSYLLSLSRMDLSHNKLSGEIPPEIGDSTSQVLNLSHNSLTGPIPSTFSKLSEIRSLDLSYNHLDGKIPPEITQLSLLAFSVAHNNLSGPTPANFLTFDESSYEGNPLLWGPPLPKSCDATTISTDVREESGFIDKGVFYVSFLVTYIMVLLAIVAVFYINPYWRRAWFTFIEVKIINCQYFLEDNFCVLFKFRVP, encoded by the exons ATGTCTTCTTGGGGGGGAATTCCCAACTGTTGTAATTGGGAGTATGTCGAGTGCAGCCCCATTACAGGGCGAGTATCATCGCTTTATTTCGGGATAAATTCGTCACGTTATCCCTGGACAGATCCGACTATGGCAGATT GTTTTGAAAGATTATGGAGTCTCGACAATTTGGAGTTTCTTGATTTAAGTTTCAACAGATTCAACAATAGCATCCTGCCATCTCTAAGTGGTCTTTCACCTTTAAAATCATTAATTCTAGTCGACAATAGGCTGAAAGGAATAATTAATATTCAAG AATTGAATAATCTAACAAGCTTGAAGGAGCTGAATTTGCAAGGCAATGAAATTGAAGGTTTTAAATCCTCTCATG GTTTGAGGAATCTGGagctccttgatctaagttacaATCACCTTGACAACAGCAAGCTCTCACATCTCAAGGGGCTTTCATCTCTCAAATCTCTGAATATGGGATATAATTCACTCACCGGAACACTTAGCATGAAAG AATTTGATGGGTTGAGCAACTTGGAGGAGCTAGATCTGGGCGGAAATAAAATCATCCACTTTGAGGCTCTGAGAG GATTGAAAAATCTAACAAGCTTGAAGGAGCTGAATTTACAAGGCAATGAAATTGAAGGTTTTAAATCCTCTCATG GTTTGAGAAATCTGGagctccttgatctaagttacaATCACCTTGACAACAGCAAGCTCTCATATCTCAAGGGGCTTTCATCTCTCAAATCTCTGAATATGAGATATAATTCACTCATCGGAACACTTAACATGAAAG AATTGGATGGTTTGAGCAACTTGGAGGAGCTAGATCTGAGCGGAAATAAAATCATCCACTTTGAGGCTCTGAGAG ATGATAGAGGTCTAAGCAAGTTAAGCAAATTAATTCTGGATAGCATCTTCAGTTATGGAGGGAACACTTCACTGCGAAACACTTCATTGCTACATTCATTGGGAGCATTTCCATACCTCAAGACCCTATCTCTACAAAACAATTGTTTAAAATCAATAATATCTGCTCAAG GCTTGCCCAATTTCAAGAAGCTGGAACACTTGTACATGAATTATTCTACTACCAACAACAACTTCCTgcaaattatatcaaatataaccTCTCTTAAGACTTTATCATTGTATGGTTGTGGACTCAGTGGCACTTTGTCTCAAG GCATATGCAAGTTGGAACATCTTCAAGTTCTAGATATTGGTTATAACGATCTCAATGGTACATTGCCTTGGTGtttagcaaatttgacttcccttcaACAGTTAAACCTCTCTTCCAATCTTTTTACTGGAAATATCTCCCCCCTTGAGGGTTTGACATCCATTCAAGAATTAAAACTGTCACACAATTACTTTGAAATCCCAATTTCACTTGGTCCAGTTTTCAACCATACAAGACTTTTGCAATTTCATGCTGAGGGTAATGAAGTATATGCAGATATAGAGGTGCATGATTTGATCCCAAAATTCCAGTTAGAGACTCTTGTTTTGTCTGGCCTTGGATATGGTGGAGCATTTCCCAAATTCCTCTACTATCAAAAAAACTTAAAAGTTGTTGATATCTCATATATTACAATGAAGGGGGGCTTTCCATTTTGGTTGTTAGAGAACAACACAAACCTAGAAATGCTTTATTTAGCCAATAATTCTCTTTCAGGGCCTCTTCAGCTGCCTATTCATTCTCATATGGGTTTGTCAAACTTAGATATCTCTAATAATGGCTTCCATGGGCATGTTCCGATGGGAATTGGAATATCTTTCCCAATGTTGCAAGTTTTGAAAATGTCTAGAAATGGTTTCACTGGCAACATTCCCTCTTCACTTGGCAATGCTAGCTTCTTGAAAATTTTACAACTGGATGGAAATCAGCTCACAGGAAGTATCCCGAATAACTTATATAAGTGCTCGTATTTGGGGACGTTGGATGTTAGTGATAACCATCTCTCTTTTAGGATCCCAGGGTCCATGGGAAATATGTCTTCTCTTGAGGTTTTAGACCTTTCCAAAAACAATATCTTTGGAAGTTTTCCACCAAACTTCAACCCTTCAGAGTTAGTGTTTGTTTACTTATCTGAAAACAGGCTACAAggatcaattagaaattcatttTATGGTTGCTCTAAGTTGATCACATTGGATCTTAGCCATAATTCTTTGACTGGGACCATTCCAGAATGGATTGGTAGGCTTTCATTTTTGAGCTATCTTTCGTTGAGTTATAACAGCCTTGAAGGTGAAATTCCAAATCAGTTGTGCAATTTGGGTTTCAACTTAATTGATTTATCTCATAATAATCTCTCTGGTCCTATCGTTCCTTGCCTAAGAGTTAATGAGGGTTCTGGTGTGATAGATCCACGAATTGAGAGTGAGCAAATGAAATGGATAACATATTCTTACCTCCTCTCGCTTTCTAGAATGGATCTTTCCCACAACAAATTGAGTGGAGAAATTCCTCCTGAAATTGGAGACAGTACTAGTCAAGTGTTGAACCTTTCCCACAACAGTTTGACAGGACCTATTCCATCAACATTCTCAAAACTGAGTGAAATTCGAAGCTTGGATCTTTCCTACAATCACTTGGATGGGAAAATTCCTCCGGAGATTACTCAACTTTCTTTACTTGCCTTCAGTGTCGCTCATAACAATTTATCTGGACCAACACCTGCAAATTTTTTGACTTTTGATGAGAGTAGTTACGAAGGAAATCCTTTGCTTTGGGGACCACCACTACCTAAGAGTTGCGATGCGACGACAATATCAACTGATGTTAGAGAGGAGAGTGGCTTCATAGACAAAGGTGTTTTCTATGTGAGCTTTCTGGTGACTTACATCATGGTATTGCTGGCAATTGTTGCAGTATTTTACATAAACCCATATTGGCGACGAGCATGGTTTACCTTCATTGAGGTGAAAATCATCAATTGCCAATATTTTCTGGAAGACAATTTTTGTGTACTATTCAAATTCCGAGTACCGTAG